Proteins encoded together in one Deinococcus aestuarii window:
- a CDS encoding acetate kinase, with protein MWTLVLNCGSSSVKFALLDPAPGEVRLSGLAERLGSGSASVRVDRGGERVTHPLPGGSYPEAFGVLLGELDALGMRGDVGAVGHRVVHGGERFSAPALITPEVIEAIRACVPLAPLHNPANLAGIEAARAAFPDLPHVAVFDTAFHQTMPEVAYRYAVPEVWYTQHGVRRYGFHGTSHAYVAGEAARMLGRDLADVNLVTAHLGNGCSVAAVRGGRSVDTSMGLTPLEGVIMGTRSGDVDPGLHDFLARQAGLSLGEITSALNKESGLLGLSTLTNDMRELEEAASRGHAGARLAVDVFVYRLAKTVAGMAVALGRLDGLVFTGGIGENSATVRAATLAQLGLLGFEVDGAANAGAVRGQSGPITTPESVPALVVNTNEELMIARETARILQGATL; from the coding sequence ATGTGGACCTTGGTACTCAACTGTGGGTCGAGCAGCGTCAAGTTCGCCCTCCTCGACCCCGCCCCCGGCGAGGTGCGGCTCTCCGGCCTCGCCGAGCGGCTGGGCTCGGGCTCGGCGTCGGTGCGGGTGGACCGGGGCGGCGAGCGGGTGACCCACCCCCTGCCCGGCGGCTCCTACCCGGAGGCGTTCGGCGTGCTGCTGGGTGAACTGGACGCACTCGGGATGCGCGGCGACGTGGGTGCGGTCGGGCACCGGGTCGTCCACGGCGGCGAGCGCTTCAGCGCCCCGGCCCTCATCACGCCCGAGGTCATCGAGGCGATCCGGGCCTGCGTGCCCCTCGCGCCGCTGCACAACCCGGCGAACCTGGCGGGCATCGAGGCGGCGCGGGCGGCCTTCCCGGACCTGCCCCACGTCGCGGTATTCGACACGGCCTTCCACCAGACCATGCCCGAGGTCGCCTACCGCTACGCCGTGCCGGAGGTCTGGTACACCCAGCACGGCGTCCGCCGTTACGGCTTCCACGGCACGAGCCACGCCTACGTCGCGGGCGAGGCGGCGCGGATGCTGGGCCGCGACCTCGCGGACGTGAACCTCGTCACCGCCCACCTCGGGAACGGGTGCAGCGTGGCCGCCGTGCGGGGCGGGCGCAGCGTGGACACCAGCATGGGCCTCACCCCGCTGGAGGGCGTCATCATGGGCACCCGCAGCGGCGACGTGGACCCCGGCCTCCACGACTTCCTCGCCCGGCAGGCGGGCCTGAGCCTGGGCGAGATCACCTCGGCGCTGAACAAGGAGAGCGGGCTGCTGGGCCTCTCCACCCTCACGAACGACATGCGCGAGCTGGAGGAGGCCGCCTCGCGCGGGCACGCGGGCGCGAGGCTCGCCGTGGACGTGTTCGTCTACCGGCTGGCGAAGACGGTCGCGGGGATGGCGGTGGCGCTGGGGCGGCTGGACGGCCTGGTGTTCACGGGCGGGATCGGCGAGAACAGCGCGACCGTGCGGGCGGCGACCCTCGCCCAGCTGGGTCTGCTCGGCTTCGAGGTGGACGGGGCGGCGAATGCCGGGGCGGTGCGCGGACAGTCGGGCCCCATTACCACGCCGGAAAGCGTGCCCGCCCTCGTCGTGAACACGAACGAGGAACTCATGATCGCCCGCGAG